Below is a window of Bradyrhizobium sp. SZCCHNS1050 DNA.
CGTGGCCCGCAAGGCTCCATATGCCGACAACCGCACCACCGCCCTGCTCGGCGGCTCGGTCGATTTCCTCGACGAGATCGGCGTCTGGTCATCGTGTCGTGACCGCGCCGCCGGCCTGAAGGCGATGCGGCTGGTCGACGATACCGGCCGGCTGATCCGAGCCCCGGAGGTGCGCTTCGTCGCCGACGAGATCGGTCTCGACGTGTTCGGCTACAACATCGCCAATGCCGTCCTGGTCGAGGCGCTGGAACAACGCGCCGGCGAGATCGACGGCCTGGTGCGGATCGCCGAGGATGCGGACAGCGTGCGCAGCGATGCCGATGCGGTGACCGTCACCAGCGCATCGGGCCGCGTGCTGACGGCGCGGCTCGTGGTCGGCGCCGATGGCCGGCATTCGCTGTGCCGCGAGGCCGCCGGCATCGGCGTGAGCCGGCGCACGCTGCAGCAGTCGGCGCTGACCTTCAACATCACCCATGCGCGGCCGCATCACAACGTGTCGACGGAATTCCACACGCCGCAGGGACCCTGCGTGTTCGTGCCGCTGCCGGGCGACCGCTCCAGCGTCGTCTGGGTCGCAGCCCCGAAGGAGGCCGACCGGCTGTTCGCGCTCGACGACGATGCCCTGTCCGCCGCCGCCGAGCGGCAGTCGCATTCGATCTTCGGACGCGTTCGCGTCGAGCCGGGCCGCCATGTGTTTCCGCTCGCGATCGAGCGGCCCCTGCGCTACGCGCAAAACCGCATCGCCCTGGTCGGCGAGGCCGCGCATGTGGTGCCGCCGATCGGTGCGCAGGGACTGAACCTCGGCCTGCGCGACGGCATCGACATCGCCGATGTCGTGCGCAAGGCCAATGCGGCCGGCGAGGATATCGGTGCGCCGCAGGTGCTCGCGCGCTACGGTGCGGCGCGCCGCGCCGACATCCTGAGCCGCACCTTCGCCATCGACGTCGCCAACCGCTCGCTGCTCAGCGATCTCCTGCCGATGCAGTCGCTGCGCGCCGTCGGCATGCACCTGATGAGTGGCATCGGTCCGCTGCGGCGGCTCGCGATGCGCGAGGGTCTGGCGCCGTCATGGAGAGCCACGCGCAGGGCCGGTTGACCACCGTCAGGGAAACACCAGCCGGCCAGTCTGGATCAGCCACATCACGCTGGTCAGGGTGATCACCGAGGCGAAGGTGCCGATCAGCACCGCCGATGAGGCCGGCTCGATCCAGCTGTCATTCTGGCGCGCGATCACGAACACATTGAGCGCCGGCGGCAGCGCCGCCATCAGCACCGCAGTCGCCGCCCAAGGCTGTGCGAACGGCCCGAACAGCAGCATCAGCCCGAACGACAGCAGCGGGTGAACGACGAGCTTCACCACGGTCAGGATCGGCACCTCCCAGGGCAGCCGCTCGAACGGGCGCAGCGCCACGGTCACGCCGAGCGCGAACAGCGCCGTCGGCGCAGCGGCGTTCTGCAGGAACTGCAGGGTGCGGTCGAGCACGGTCGGCGGATGCAGCTGAAACGCCGCCGCCAGGATGCCGGCTGCCGTCGCCATGATCAGCGGGTTCTGCAGGATCTGGCGCAGCACCGTGCGCAGCGCGTGCGCCACCGAGGCGTGATCGCGCTCGGTCAGCTCGACGAGCAGCGGCACGATCGAGAACAGGAAGATGCTGTCGCAGCAGAAGATCAGCGCGGTCGGCGCCGCCGCCTTGGTCCCGAGCACGGCCAGCGCCAGCCCAGGCCCCATATAGCCGATGTTGCCGTAGCCGCCCGCGAGCCCGGCCATGGTCGCCTCGCGTAGCGACAGCCGCCCGATGGCCTTGCCGAGCACGAGCGCCAGGGCGAAGGTGAGCATGGTGGCGAGCGTCGTTGCAACCAGGAAGGGAGGGTTGCTCAGCTCCGTGAACGGCGTGCGCGCGATGAGGTTGAACATCAAAGCGGGCAGCGAGACGTAGAGCAGGAAGAAGTTCATCCAGGCGAGCCCGGCTTCGGGCAGCCTCCTCCACTTACCGCAGGCGAAGCCTATGAAAACGACGCCGAAATAAGGCAGGGCCAGATTGAGAATGTCGAACATGGGCTCGGAAGATGACCCCCTGAGGGGGCCTGGGAAGGGCCTGGAATGCGGGGGCGTCGCGGCTTGACGCGAATCGGATTGGTCTAGATCAAATCCGCCCGCGGGGCACTAGCATCGCTCCCCATCCTGGTCTATTCGACTGGGATGATCAAAGCGCGAACTGCCAAGTTTCAGATCGGCCAGATCGTCCGGCATCGGGTGTTCTCGTTCCGGGGCGTGATTTTTGACATCGATCCGGAGTTCAACAACACCGAGGAATGGTGGTTGTCGATTCCCGAGGAGGTCCGTCCGCACAAGGACCAGCCATTCTATCACCTGCTGGCCGAGAACGCGGAATCCGAATACGTCGCCTATGTCTCCGAGCAGAACCTGGTTCCCGACGAGTCCGGCGAGCCGATCCGCCATTCCCAGGTTGCGGAGATCTTCATCAAGGACAAGTCGGGCGGCTATCGTCCGCGCAATTCGCTGATGAACTGACCTATCGACCGGAGGGTTTCAACCCAGCGCTGGTTCCGGCGCGCAAGTTCCCCTCACATCATCAGTTCGCAGAACGAAAAAGGCGCTCCGAATGGAGCGCCCTTGATTTTGCGGTATGGACCCGACCGGCGTTACTGCTTCGCCTGCGGCTGGCCTGGCTGGGTCTGCTCGAGCTTCTTGCGCTGCTCCTCGGCGCGCTTCTGCAGCTCTTCCTGCAGCTTCTTCTGGGTCTCCTCGAACTGCTTCGGGTCGGTCGGCGGGCCATCATAGGCTTTGGCGAAGCTGCTGTTGCCTTCCTGCAGCGGCAGCGGCAGCGTCAGCGCGGTGCCGTTCGAGTTGATCGCCTGGACAAACAGGGTCTGGCCCTTCTTCAGGTTGTTCACGAACTCAGGCGTGGCTTCGTAGTCCGACATGCAGCCGTTCTGGAAGCAGATGACGTATTTGCCTTCCATGAACTGGTTGTTGTCGATGACGATGCGGGTTCCGGGCTGGAGCTGCATGCCGAGCGGCAGGGTCACACGCAGGATCTTCTTCGGCTCGCCTTCGGGCTCGATGATGACGGCTGCAACCACAGGCTGACCGGATTCGATGCGGCCGTCCTTGCCGATGAAGCAGACCTGCTTGGCGTTGGCATCCTGCCCCTTCAGGCAGAACTTGGTCCACGGCGCGTAGATCAGCTGCGGCATCTCCTGCTGAGCCTGGGCCTGAGGCTGGCCGCCGGCGGGAGGAGTGGCAGGGGCCTGGGCGGCCGGAGCGGGAGCCTTGGGAGCGGCAGCCGGAGCCTTCGCCTTCGGCGCTTGAGTCTGCGCAACCGAAGGAGCGAAGGAAACGGCCAGCGCGGTGACCGCGAGCAGCGCGACAAGCCGCCCACGCGGCCCAACCGACGAGGCCAAGTCACGGAAATTCATTGCGGAAAACCCTTTCTGAACGGCAGCGCCCGAGACCGCCAAAGGCGCCACACCAAGCCGTTGAAGCGGCTGTCTCCTCAGGAAATGAGGCGGTTAAGTGACAGGCGTTGCCGCCTTCACTCAATCGCCCGCCTTCTTAACGCGGTGCGCGGAAGAATCAATGCCGCGAGACCATGTCGAAGCCGCGGTCTAGCGCTGGCGAGCCTGTGGTAAAAGCCCCTTGTGACCTGTTCCGAATCAAATGCTTGCGCCCCGATCCTGATGCTGCAACGCATGTTCAGCGCGGCCGTGCGATGTGTCGCCGTCATCCTGGCATTGTTGCCCGAGGTCTACACTCCCATGGCGAAAGCGGCAGAAACTGCGGCGATCGCCATGCATGGTCACCCGGCCTTGCCCGCCGACTTCGACCACATGGCGTACGCGAATCCCGACGCGCCCAAGGGCGGTCGTCTGGTCTGGGGACTGCTCGGCACCTTCGATAGCCTGAACCCGTTCATCGTCCGCGGCATCGCAGTGCAGCAAATCCGCAGCTATGTGGTCGAGAGCCTGCTCACCCGCGGCAATGACGAGCCGTTCACGCTGTATGGCCTGCTGGCGAAAACCGTCGAGACCGACGAGAACAGGACCTATGTCACCTTCCGGATCGACCCGCGCGCCCGCTTCTCCGACGGCAGCCGGGTGCGCGCCGAGGACGTGGCGTTCTCCTTTGCGCTGCTGCGTGATCACGGCCGCCCCAACCACCGGCAATACTACGGCAAGGTCGCCAGGGTCGACGTGCTTGATCCGCTGACCATCCGGTTCGATTTCGGCGGCGCCGAGGACCGCGAGTTGCCGCTGATCCTCGGCCTGATGCCGATTTTGGCGAAGCACGCGACCGACCTGGCGAGCTTCGAGGACACGACGATGACCGCGCCGCTCGGGTCGGGCCCGTATCGTGTCACCGCGGTGCAGCCGGGATCCAGTGTCACCCTCACCCGCAATCCGGACTATTGGGGACGCGACCTGCCGGTCAACCGCGGATTGTGGAACTTCGACGAGGTCCGGCTCGATTACTACCGCGAGTCCAATGGACAGTTCGAAGCCTTCAAGCGCGGGCTGTACGACTTCCGCGTCGAGACCGAACCGCTGCGCTGGCACGACGGCTACGACTTCCCGGCCGCGCGCAATGGCGAGGTCATCCGCGACAACTTCACCTCGGGGATGCCGCAGCCCTCGCAGTTCCTGGTGTTCAACACGCGGCGGCCGGTGTTCGCCGACGTGAAGGTGCGCCGTGCGCTGACGCTGCTGTTCGATTTCGAATGGATCAACCGCAACTACTTCTTCGGGCTGTACCGCCGCAGCGGCGGCTATTTCGCCGGATCCGAGCTTTCGGCCTATGGACGTCCAGCCGATGCGGCCGAGCTCGAGCTGTTGAAGCCGTACGCCGCGCAGATCCCCCCCGATATCATGGACGGCAGCTACCGCCTGCCGATCACCGACGGGTCCGGCCGCGACCGCGCAACGCTGAAGGCGGCGCTCGATCTGCTTGGCGAGGCCGGCTACGGCTTCGACGGGACGGTCTTGCGGTATCGGACGACGCGGGCCCCCCTCGCCTTCGAGATCCTGGTCACGACGCGCGATCAGGAGCGTATTGCGCTGGCTTACGCCGGCAGTCTCAAGCGGGCCGGCATCAATGCGTCCGTCAGGGTCGTCGATCCCGTGCAGTTCGACCAGCGCCGCCTGAGCTTCGAGTTCGACATGATCCAGAACCGCTGGGACCAGTCGCTGTCTCCCGGCAACGAGCAGGCGTTCTATTGGGGCAGCGAGGCCGCCGATCGGACCGGAACCCGCAACTACATGGGCGCCAAGGATCCGGCGATCGACGCCATGATCGCGGCGCTGTTGCGCGCCCGCGACAGGCCGGAATTTATCTCGACGGTTCGCGCATTGGACCGTACCCTGATGGCGGGGTTCTACGCTATTCCAGTGCTCAATGCCGCCGAGGAATGGATCGCGCGGTGGAATCGTATAGAACGGCCAGAGAGGACGGCTTTGACGGGAGCGCTCCCGGAGAGCTGGTGGCAGCGGCCGGAGCCGGCACGGAAGTGACCAATCGGGGCAATTGGTCGTGGCCGGGTCCGTGAAAGTACGGGGCAACAGGTGAATCAGGCCAATACGTCGCCGACGCTCGACGCGTTGTTTCAACGCATCCTGGCGCGCAAGCCGGATACGGTTGCGCTGGTCGATCCGATCAACAAGCAGCGCGTCACCGGGCGACCGCCGATGCGCCTGACCTATGCCGAAGCCGATCGCGTGATCTCGGCGCTGGCCGCGCACTTCGTCGACGCCGGCCTGCCGGCTCATTCGGTGATCGCGGTCCAACTGCCCAACACGATCGAGTTCGTGCTGACGGTGCTGGCCGCGCATCGCGCCGGCCTCGTGGTCGCCGTATTCCCGCTGCTGTGGCGTCAGTCGGAGCTCGTGGCGGCGCTGAACCGCACCAGCGCGCGCGCCATCGTCACGATGTCGAAGATCGACGGCGTGATTCACTCCGATCTCGCGATGAATGCGGCGGCGGAGGCGTTCTCGATCCGCCACGTCTGCGGCTTCGGCTCCGACCTGCCCGAGGGGATGTATTCGCTGGACCAGTCGATCGCAAAACCCTCGCGCTCGACGCGCGGGCTCATGCCGGACGGCCGCAAGGCCGCGATCGTCTCCTTCGACGTGACCGCCGACGGCTTCCGCGCCGTGCCGCGCACCCATTTGAGCCTGATCGCCGGTGGGCTCGCCGTCTCGCTCGAGAGCGATCTGCCGCAGGGCGTGAACATGATGTCGGCCTTCCTGCCGTCGTCATTCGCCGGCCTCGCCGCCTCGGTCGTGACATGGCTGTTGTCCGGCGGCACCCTTGCGCTGCACCACCCGTTCGACGCCGACGCGCTGGAACAGCAGCTCGCGGAGCTGGCCTGCGATACGCTGGTCGCCCCGGCTCAACTCGCCTTGCGTCTCGACGAGGGCAATCTGGCCGCGCGGCTGCCGAACCTGCGCTATGTGCTCGGCCTGTGGCGCGCGCCTGAGCAGGTGGCGTCGAGCGCATCGTGGAAGACGCGCGATATCGAGATGACCGACGTCTATCTGTTCGGCGAAGCCGGACTGTTCGCCGTGCGCCGCACCGCGGCCGATGGCAGTCCCGGTCCGGTCAAGCCGGGCCGCCAGGGCGCGCCGCGCGAACAGCCGGGCTCGTCGATCGCCGGCGAGATCCTGGTGACGCCGAAGGGCACGCTCGGGCTGCGTGGCCCCATGGTCGTGTTGGCCGCCTACGCGCCGCCGCAACCGCCGAGCGACTCGCTGATGCCGGCACCGCCGCGCGACTACGTCGACACCGAATACGCCGTGCGCCTCGACCGCGCCCAGGACACGATCTCGATCACGGCGCCGCCGGCCGGCGTGATGGCCGTG
It encodes the following:
- a CDS encoding UbiH/UbiF family hydroxylase, with amino-acid sequence MSNTDASFDVIVVGGGPAGLAAAIALSQTGARTALVARKAPYADNRTTALLGGSVDFLDEIGVWSSCRDRAAGLKAMRLVDDTGRLIRAPEVRFVADEIGLDVFGYNIANAVLVEALEQRAGEIDGLVRIAEDADSVRSDADAVTVTSASGRVLTARLVVGADGRHSLCREAAGIGVSRRTLQQSALTFNITHARPHHNVSTEFHTPQGPCVFVPLPGDRSSVVWVAAPKEADRLFALDDDALSAAAERQSHSIFGRVRVEPGRHVFPLAIERPLRYAQNRIALVGEAAHVVPPIGAQGLNLGLRDGIDIADVVRKANAAGEDIGAPQVLARYGAARRADILSRTFAIDVANRSLLSDLLPMQSLRAVGMHLMSGIGPLRRLAMREGLAPSWRATRRAG
- a CDS encoding AEC family transporter, which translates into the protein MFDILNLALPYFGVVFIGFACGKWRRLPEAGLAWMNFFLLYVSLPALMFNLIARTPFTELSNPPFLVATTLATMLTFALALVLGKAIGRLSLREATMAGLAGGYGNIGYMGPGLALAVLGTKAAAPTALIFCCDSIFLFSIVPLLVELTERDHASVAHALRTVLRQILQNPLIMATAAGILAAAFQLHPPTVLDRTLQFLQNAAAPTALFALGVTVALRPFERLPWEVPILTVVKLVVHPLLSFGLMLLFGPFAQPWAATAVLMAALPPALNVFVIARQNDSWIEPASSAVLIGTFASVITLTSVMWLIQTGRLVFP
- the hspQ gene encoding heat shock protein HspQ; this translates as MIKARTAKFQIGQIVRHRVFSFRGVIFDIDPEFNNTEEWWLSIPEEVRPHKDQPFYHLLAENAESEYVAYVSEQNLVPDESGEPIRHSQVAEIFIKDKSGGYRPRNSLMN
- a CDS encoding invasion associated locus B family protein; protein product: MNFRDLASSVGPRGRLVALLAVTALAVSFAPSVAQTQAPKAKAPAAAPKAPAPAAQAPATPPAGGQPQAQAQQEMPQLIYAPWTKFCLKGQDANAKQVCFIGKDGRIESGQPVVAAVIIEPEGEPKKILRVTLPLGMQLQPGTRIVIDNNQFMEGKYVICFQNGCMSDYEATPEFVNNLKKGQTLFVQAINSNGTALTLPLPLQEGNSSFAKAYDGPPTDPKQFEETQKKLQEELQKRAEEQRKKLEQTQPGQPQAKQ
- a CDS encoding extracellular solute-binding protein, yielding MLQRMFSAAVRCVAVILALLPEVYTPMAKAAETAAIAMHGHPALPADFDHMAYANPDAPKGGRLVWGLLGTFDSLNPFIVRGIAVQQIRSYVVESLLTRGNDEPFTLYGLLAKTVETDENRTYVTFRIDPRARFSDGSRVRAEDVAFSFALLRDHGRPNHRQYYGKVARVDVLDPLTIRFDFGGAEDRELPLILGLMPILAKHATDLASFEDTTMTAPLGSGPYRVTAVQPGSSVTLTRNPDYWGRDLPVNRGLWNFDEVRLDYYRESNGQFEAFKRGLYDFRVETEPLRWHDGYDFPAARNGEVIRDNFTSGMPQPSQFLVFNTRRPVFADVKVRRALTLLFDFEWINRNYFFGLYRRSGGYFAGSELSAYGRPADAAELELLKPYAAQIPPDIMDGSYRLPITDGSGRDRATLKAALDLLGEAGYGFDGTVLRYRTTRAPLAFEILVTTRDQERIALAYAGSLKRAGINASVRVVDPVQFDQRRLSFEFDMIQNRWDQSLSPGNEQAFYWGSEAADRTGTRNYMGAKDPAIDAMIAALLRARDRPEFISTVRALDRTLMAGFYAIPVLNAAEEWIARWNRIERPERTALTGALPESWWQRPEPARK
- a CDS encoding class I adenylate-forming enzyme family protein; this translates as MNQANTSPTLDALFQRILARKPDTVALVDPINKQRVTGRPPMRLTYAEADRVISALAAHFVDAGLPAHSVIAVQLPNTIEFVLTVLAAHRAGLVVAVFPLLWRQSELVAALNRTSARAIVTMSKIDGVIHSDLAMNAAAEAFSIRHVCGFGSDLPEGMYSLDQSIAKPSRSTRGLMPDGRKAAIVSFDVTADGFRAVPRTHLSLIAGGLAVSLESDLPQGVNMMSAFLPSSFAGLAASVVTWLLSGGTLALHHPFDADALEQQLAELACDTLVAPAQLALRLDEGNLAARLPNLRYVLGLWRAPEQVASSASWKTRDIEMTDVYLFGEAGLFAVRRTAADGSPGPVKPGRQGAPREQPGSSIAGEILVTPKGTLGLRGPMVVLAAYAPPQPPSDSLMPAPPRDYVDTEYAVRLDRAQDTISITAPPAGVMAVGGYRFLAQDLHEWSRRLGQGALLTALPDRLSGHRLAGRAMDNARAREALAELGLNPLMVEAFRDRAGSGG